A stretch of Actinomycetota bacterium DNA encodes these proteins:
- a CDS encoding TIGR03936 family radical SAM-associated protein encodes MYKLRVKYGKFGILRFLSHLETVRAFERAVRRANLPFALTKGFSPKLKISWGPPLPLGFSSCAEYADFFLAGYLNPERIIDSLNKALPRDIRILEAKYVPLHSASLMSIIDVASYKTLIKVDPSLSREELKDGMDGLLNRGRISVFKKDRERAVDLRRLLLDFEVEEVKNGEVTLKFSLQVGGKESIRPENLIKALFERFPKSLSFEIIEITRMSLYEKVGDELIDPLRIRKATSE; translated from the coding sequence ATGTACAAATTAAGGGTAAAATATGGAAAATTTGGCATTTTAAGATTCCTTTCGCATCTTGAAACCGTACGTGCATTTGAAAGGGCGGTGAGGCGAGCAAACCTCCCCTTTGCTTTAACCAAGGGCTTCAGCCCCAAGCTCAAGATTTCCTGGGGTCCACCTCTTCCCCTTGGTTTTAGTAGCTGCGCAGAGTATGCTGATTTCTTCCTTGCTGGCTACCTGAATCCTGAGAGGATCATCGATTCCTTAAATAAAGCCTTGCCCCGGGATATCCGTATCTTGGAAGCAAAATATGTTCCCTTGCATTCTGCCTCTTTGATGAGCATAATCGATGTAGCCAGCTACAAAACGTTGATCAAAGTTGATCCCAGTCTATCCCGCGAGGAGCTCAAGGATGGCATGGATGGACTTTTGAATCGGGGAAGAATTTCAGTTTTCAAGAAAGATCGCGAAAGGGCAGTGGATTTACGGCGATTACTCCTGGATTTTGAGGTTGAAGAAGTTAAAAATGGCGAGGTTACTCTGAAGTTCTCTCTTCAGGTCGGGGGCAAGGAGAGTATCAGACCGGAGAATCTCATAAAAGCGCTGTTTGAGCGGTTTCCAAAATCCTTGTCCTTTGAAATAATTGAAATTACGAGAATGAGTCTATATGAAAAGGTGGGCGATGAACTCATCGACCCCCTACGAATTCGAAAAGCGACCAGCGAGTAG